The following proteins come from a genomic window of Nakamurella alba:
- a CDS encoding VOC family protein codes for MNIQLGMVVLDVRDLDASIEFYRRLGLDLPDPFPDRRVCLFRMASGVSIVLLEDFSAANDPTWRRPTTNSYQMLLEFVADDETGVDERWFALTGAGHHGRKAPGRDGGIYSALVDDPDGNVLMISADPSARPDRDPPA; via the coding sequence ATGAACATCCAACTCGGGATGGTTGTCCTCGACGTCCGCGACCTGGACGCCTCGATCGAGTTCTACCGACGACTCGGGCTCGACCTGCCGGATCCCTTCCCGGACCGCAGGGTCTGTCTGTTCCGGATGGCCAGCGGTGTCAGCATCGTTCTGCTGGAGGACTTCTCGGCGGCCAACGATCCGACGTGGCGCCGGCCCACCACGAACAGCTACCAGATGCTGCTGGAGTTCGTGGCCGACGACGAGACCGGTGTCGACGAGCGGTGGTTCGCGCTCACGGGGGCCGGGCATCACGGACGCAAGGCCCCGGGGCGGGACGGCGGAATCTACTCGGCTCTGGTCGATGACCCTGACGGCAACGTCCTGATGATCTCCGCCGACCCGTCCGCCCGACCGGACCGCGATCCGCCCGCCTGA